From Carettochelys insculpta isolate YL-2023 chromosome 22, ASM3395843v1, whole genome shotgun sequence, one genomic window encodes:
- the LOC142024560 gene encoding uncharacterized protein LOC142024560 isoform X1 produces MEETQLLEPEDEERHLSGTGDPAGPVGRLHLLGSKYGPERDFWIYPGQTVVGRLPSCGVCLPAPSVSKAHAVIEVSSPDGPHLLYDRGSLNGTRRRRAVLVPHVRYSLTHGDILLFGDVGCQYFLLPPGGADPDDSLEVPPTQPLACPALAIEGTPAPSKRVGYGAVLAQDSEDEEELWGEGRLLHLPGSNGSDSSAEAGARSQATFSSPSANVVPESDEEGGETPHTLRPTPRYKGNPSSPQNGATAGLGGKDPESALAAGCWDLGPDHTQVTSGPPGQRPASPPGSLALGGPVNGRPGQAGSEPEVVDHRGEMPAIEVGSDTDEEEEEEAANRDVQRRRQRAVPGGRDAAGPEVPDGHPEGHGLAGNRDSETEVGQAGVNSDVGCPKTHWAMAEVGSDTDVEEEEVGCPGVAQKIHQPITEVGSDTDEEAAAAAENAKVMGSRQPLLPAGREASVEKAENPDVAQKTHQAVAEVGSDTDVEEAAVGDPDVHRPHQALAEVQSDTDVEEEVGCPDVAQKVHQPITEVGSDTDVEEEEVGCPDVAQKTHQPMTEVGSDTDVEEAAVQNPDVAQKDAGAAFAGGRGADVGRLVGKPLMAQTGRELADPGDSDTDAEAAGRSPDVGRQQDPGADPGDSDTDVEESGGSPAVAVDVGSNTNAEAAGRSPDVGRQRDPGTDPRDSDTDVEAACGVKSAQAPRPAGGPAPQSCTSPEAPDVVRTERPPWGLAQPGDESETDAEGEYGAGLGRARLPAWVPGSPSPSWCLAPRGECCAVHAGIRSRRQFHPTSCFPSLPEDADFALQATQCYLPKEALCSGAKATSAPQAADSGSRLEEEATQTFLLRPPPPVRGSVMSPPAGPALHTPVCSSSEKEEDSEEDPCVADATQSFCEEPGCRSAPPASPEEEEEETQLLLPPPPPEGALSQQQPAVPGQSSGGRLPLGALALPAARPGPEAPGRTLPAGGAGLEPTQGESQPMRLALSASPRPGLALQGEGGRAGAEPRGSSSGHRAQGLSEQGGLEAGGRLEAPATARDLGTEPRTTRDLEVNAEPQPTRDPEAEAETAGNPEPQPTRDPEAEPQPAGDPEAEAQPARDPEAKAEAQRMGDLEAQPQPAGAQAKDAGQVPEAQPSPPAPVRRRSLRSAAPPAPPLPAVGPERRSQRRRAEPGSSQGELPVAPTKPTVAIPARRARRQLCSLALYLDVSEAEQPGPGKRPRRGPGAQDLSPELGAASQGAPGQAQRSRGAAGAEPVPTAKPSTGPGAPGRAQRSRRAAGAEPVPTAEPSTGPGAPGRAQRSRRAAGAEPVPTAEPSTGPGAGELGASQGRARRSQRAPARELAARRRGGPEPAGAAPGEGAGVAASEPPTALENAECGAGKRREALVPPLRRRSSENKAEGLPARATRRSQGPPGGATSPKVLFTGVIDEAGEQVVAALGGALAQSVFDCTHLVTDRVRRTVKFLCALARGVPIVTLDWLDKSGRSSCFLAPSSFLVRDMEREKDFHFSLAQSLKRARRGALLQGYEIHVTPSVKPEPEHMKDIIQCSGGAFLPHMPRAYKDKCIIISCPEDLPRCRPALSAGLPVASAELILTGVLRQALDLAAHRLDSLPAPAPPSAAPTRGSKRKGVSALAPAPTSSAKRRR; encoded by the exons atggAGGAGacgcagctgctggagccagaggatgAGGAGCGGCACCTGTCTGGCACCGGGGACCCTGCGGGGCCCGTGGGGCGTCTGCACCTGCTGGGCAGCAAGTACGGGCCGGAGCGAG ATTTCTGGATCTACCCTGGGCAGACGGTGGTGGGGCGCCTGCCCAGCTGCGGGGTCTGCCTGCCGGCCCCCTCGGTCTCCAAGGCCCACGCGGTGATCGAGGTGAGCTCGCCCGACGGGCCCCACCTGCTCTACGACCGGGGCAGCCTGAACGGGACCCGGCGCCGCCGTGCCGTCCTGGTGCCCCACGTGCGCTACAGCCTGACCCACGGCGACATCCTCCTCTTCGGGGACGTGGGCTGCCAGTACTTCCTGCTGCCCCCGGGGGGCGCCGACCCTGACGACTCGCTGGAGGTGCCGcccacccagcccctggcctgtcccgccctggccatcgaggggacccctgcccccagcaagagGGTCGGCTACGGGGCTGTGCTGGCCCAGGACTCcgaggatgaggaggagctgtggggtgAAGGAAGGCTACTGCACTTGCCTGGGAGCAACG GATCTGACTCCTCCGCTGAGGCTGGGGCCCGCTCGCAGGccaccttctcctccccctctgcaaaTGTGGTGCCGGAAAG CGACGAGGAAGGGGGCGAGACCCCGCACACCCTCCGTCCCACCCCGCGCTACAAGGGGAACCCCAGCTCGCCGCAGAATGGGGCTACTGCAGGGCTGGGCGGGAAGGATCCGGAGTCTGCGCTGGCCGCCGGCTGCTGGGACCTGGGACCCGACCACACACAAGTCACCTCGGGCCCCCCAGGGCAGCGACCTGCCAGCCCCCCGGGGAGCCTGGCTCTTGGGGGCCCGGTAAACGGTCGCCCTGGTCAGGCAGGCAGCGAGCCGGAGGTTGTGGATCACAGGGGTGAGATGCCTGCCATTGAGGTGGGCAGCGACacagatgaggaggaggaggaggaggcggcaaaTCGGGACGTTCAGCGCCGTCGTCAACGCGCTGtccctgggggcagggatgcCGCCGGGCCAGAGGTTCCAGATGGGCACCCAGAGGGCCATGGGCTTGCGGGGAACAGGGACAGCGAGACAGAAGTGGGACAGGCAGGTGTGAATTCTGATGTTGGGTGTCCAAAGACCCATTGGgccatggctgaggtggggagcGATACagatgtggaggaggaggaggtggggtgtcCAGGTGTTGCCCAGAAAATCCATCAGCCCATCACTGAGGTGGGGAGCGATACAGATGaggaggcggcggcagcagcagagaaCGCAAAGGTGATGGGGAGCcggcagccccttctccctgcggGCCGAGAGGCAAGTGTGGAGAAGGCAGAGAATCCAGATGTTGCTCAGAAGACCCATCAGGCTGTGGCCGAGGTGGGGAGCGATACAGATGTGGAGGAGGCGGCAGTAGGGGATCCAGATGTTCACAGGCCCCATCAGGCCTTGGCCGAGGTGCAGAGTGATACAgatgtggaggaggaggtggggtgccCAGATGTTGCCCAGAAAGTCCATCAGCCCATCACTGAAGTGGGGAGCGATACagatgtggaggaggaggaggtggggtgccCAGATGTTGCTCAGAAGACCCATCAGCCCATGACTGAGGTGGGGAGCGATACCGATGTGGAGGAGGCGGCGGTACAGAATCCAGATGTGGCGCAGAAGGATGCTGGAGCTGcttttgctgggggcagaggtgctgATGTGGGCAGGCTGGTGGGAAAACCCCTCATGGCACAAACGGGCAGGGAGCTCGCCGATCCCGGGGACAGCGATACCGATGCGGAGGCGGCTGGGCGGAGCCCAGATGttggcagacagcaggaccctggCGCTGACCCCGGGGACAGCGATACCGATGTGGAGGAGTCTGGCGGGAGCCCGGCCGTGGCGGTTGACGTCGGCAGCAATACCAATGCGGAGGCGGCCGGGCGGAGCCCAGATGTTGGCAGACAGCGCGACCCTGGCACTGACCCCAGGGACAGCGATACCGATGTGGAGGCGGCCTGTGGAGTGAAGTCCGCCCAGGCCCCAAGACCAGCAGggggcccagccccccagtcCTGCACTAGCCCCGAGGCACCAGACGTCGTCAGGACCGAGCGGCCGccgtggggcctggcccagcctggggaCGAGAGCGAGACGGATGCGGAGGGTGAAtacggggctgggctgggccgggctaggctgcctgcctgggtgcctgggtccccttcccCATCCTGGTGTCTGGCTCCCCGGGGTGAGTGCTgcgcagtgcatgctgggatacGGTCGAGGCGCCAGTTTCACCCCACCTCTTGCTTTCCTTCCCTTCCAGAGGACGCTGACTTTGCCCTCCAGGCCACACAGTGTTACCTGCCCAAGGAGGCCCTGTGTTCGGGGGCCAAGGCCACCAGCGCCCCGCAAGCTGCAG ATTCggggagcaggctggaggaagAGGCCACCCAGACATTTCTGTTGAGACCACCTCCGCCggtgagag GGTCGGTGATgtcgccccctgctggcccagccctgcacacgcCAG TCTGCAGCTCTTCGGAGAAGGAGGAGGACTCGGAGGAGGACCCATGTGTGGCGGACGCGACTCAGTCGTTCTGCGAGGAGCCCGGGTGCCGCTCtgccccacccgccagccccgaggaggaggaggaggagacccagctgctgctcccccctccgcccccagagGGCGCCCTGtctcagcagcagcctgcagtACCCGGCCAGTCCTCTGGGGGGCGACTGCCCCTTGGCGCCCTGGCGCTCCCTGCTGCGCGGCCCGGCCCTGAGGCCCCTGGCAGgaccctgccagcagggggcgctgggctggagcccacacaGGGGGAGTCCCAGCCCATGCGGCTGGCGCTGAGCGCCTCCCCTAGGCCAGGCCTGGCGCTGCAGGGCGAGGGCGGGCGGGCAGGAGCGGagcccaggggcagcagctctgggcacCGGGCGCAGGGCCTGAGTGAGCAGG GCggcctggaggctgggggcagactGGAGGCCCCAGCGACTGCCAGAGACCTGGGGACTGAGCCCCGGACCACGCGGGACCTGGAGGTCAATGCCGAGCCCCAGCCCACGAGGGACCCAGAGGCCGAGGCCGAGACCGCAGGgaacccagagccccagcccacgAGGGACCCAGAGGCTGAGCCCCAGCCCGCAGGGGACCCAGAGGCCGAGGCCCAGCCTGCGAGGGACCCAGAGGCCAAGGCCGAGGCCCAGCGCATGGGGGACCTGGAGGCCCAGCCACAGCCCGCGGGGGCCCAGGCTAAGGATGctgggcag gtcccggaggcccagcccagccccccagcccctgtgagGCGCCGGAGCCTGCGATcggcagcacctcctgctcccccgcTGCCCGCTGTGGGCCCGGAGAGGCGGAGCCAGCGGCGCAGGGCGGAGCCAGGCAGCTCACAGGGGGAGTTGCCGGTGGCGCCCACAAAGCCCACCGTGGCCATCCCTGCGCGCAGGGCCCGGCgccagctctgcagcctggccctgTACCTGGATGTGTCGGAGGCAGAGCAACCTGGCCCTGGGAAGAGGCCCAGGAGGGGCCCAGGAGCCCAGGACCTGTCCCCGGAGTTGGGGGCTGCAAGCCAGGGGGCACCGGGCCAGGCCCAGAGATCTCGGGGGGCTGCAGGTGCAGAGCCAGTCCCCACTGCCAAGCCCAGCACAGGCCCAGGGGCCCCAGGCCGGGCCCAGAGATCCCGGCGGGCTGCAGGCGCGGAGCCGGTCCCCACTGCTGAGCCCAGCACAGGCCCAGGGGCCCCAGGCCGGGCCCAGAGATCCCGGAGGGCTGCAGGCGCGGAGCCGGTCCCCACTGCCGAGCCCAGCACTGgcccgggggcaggggagctgggggcgtCACAGGGCCGGGCCCGGCGGTCCCAGAGAGCCCCCGCCCGGGAGTTGGCTGCCAGGAGGAGGGGCggcccagagccagctggggcagccccaggggagggggcaggagtggcCGCATCGGAGCCCCCCACGGCCCTGGAGAATGCTGAATGCGGCGCTGGCAAGAGGAGG GAGGCGCTGGTGCCCCCACTGCGCCGCCGGAGCTCGGAGAACAAGGCGGAGGGGCTGCCGGCCAGGGCCACGCGCCGGTCCCAGGGGCCACCCGGGGGTGCGACATCCCCCAAG GTGCTGTTCACAGGGGTGATAGACGAGGCAGGTGAGCAGGTGGTGGCGGCGCTGGGTGGGGCGCTGGCCCAGTCTGTTTTCGACTGCACCCACCTGGTGACGGACCGCGTGCGGCGCACCGTCAAGTTCCTGTGCGCACTGGCCCGGGGGGTGCCCATCGTCACGCTGGActggctggacaag agcgGGCGCAGCTCCTGCTTCCTGGCGCCCAGCAGCTTCCTGGTGCGGGACATGGAGCGGGAGAAAGATTTCCACTTCAGCCTGGCCCAGTCACTGAAGCGTGCCCGCCGGGGGGCCCTGCTCCAG ggctatGAGATCCACGTCACCCCCAGCGTCAAGCCGGAGCCCGAGCACATGAAGGACATAATCCAGTGCAGTGGGGGAGCCTTCCTGCCCCACATGCCCCGGGCCTATAAG GACAAGTGCATCATCATCTCCTGCCCCGAGGACCTGCCCCGCTGCCGCCCTGCCCTGAGCGCTGGGCTGCCTGTGGCTAGCGCCGAGCTGATCCTCACGGGCGTCCTGCGGCAGGCACTGGACCTGGCCGCCCACCGGCTGGACAGCCTgcccgccccagccccgcccagcgctgcccccacccGTGGGAGCAAGCGGAAGGGGGTGTCCGCCCTCGCCCCTGCCCCGACCAGCTCTGCCAAGAGACGGCGCTGA
- the LOC142024560 gene encoding uncharacterized protein LOC142024560 isoform X2: MEETQLLEPEDEERHLSGTGDPAGPVGRLHLLGSKYGPERDFWIYPGQTVVGRLPSCGVCLPAPSVSKAHAVIEVSSPDGPHLLYDRGSLNGTRRRRAVLVPHVRYSLTHGDILLFGDVGCQYFLLPPGGADPDDSLEVPPTQPLACPALAIEGTPAPSKRVGYGAVLAQDSEDEEELWGEGRLLHLPGSNGSDSSAEAGARSQATFSSPSANVVPESDEEGGETPHTLRPTPRYKGNPSSPQNGATAGLGGKDPESALAAGCWDLGPDHTQVTSGPPGQRPASPPGSLALGGPVNGRPGQAGSEPEVVDHRGEMPAIEVGSDTDEEEEEEAANRDVQRRRQRAVPGGRDAAGPEVPDGHPEGHGLAGNRDSETEVGQAGVNSDVGCPKTHWAMAEVGSDTDVEEEEVGCPGVAQKIHQPITEVGSDTDEEAAAAAENAKVMGSRQPLLPAGREASVEKAENPDVAQKTHQAVAEVGSDTDVEEAAVGDPDVHRPHQALAEVQSDTDVEEEVGCPDVAQKVHQPITEVGSDTDVEEEEVGCPDVAQKTHQPMTEVGSDTDVEEAAVQNPDVAQKDAGAAFAGGRGADVGRLVGKPLMAQTGRELADPGDSDTDAEAAGRSPDVGRQQDPGADPGDSDTDVEESGGSPAVAVDVGSNTNAEAAGRSPDVGRQRDPGTDPRDSDTDVEAACGVKSAQAPRPAGGPAPQSCTSPEAPDVVRTERPPWGLAQPGDESETDAEGEYGAGLGRARLPAWVPGSPSPSWCLAPREDADFALQATQCYLPKEALCSGAKATSAPQAADSGSRLEEEATQTFLLRPPPPVRGSVMSPPAGPALHTPVCSSSEKEEDSEEDPCVADATQSFCEEPGCRSAPPASPEEEEEETQLLLPPPPPEGALSQQQPAVPGQSSGGRLPLGALALPAARPGPEAPGRTLPAGGAGLEPTQGESQPMRLALSASPRPGLALQGEGGRAGAEPRGSSSGHRAQGLSEQGGLEAGGRLEAPATARDLGTEPRTTRDLEVNAEPQPTRDPEAEAETAGNPEPQPTRDPEAEPQPAGDPEAEAQPARDPEAKAEAQRMGDLEAQPQPAGAQAKDAGQVPEAQPSPPAPVRRRSLRSAAPPAPPLPAVGPERRSQRRRAEPGSSQGELPVAPTKPTVAIPARRARRQLCSLALYLDVSEAEQPGPGKRPRRGPGAQDLSPELGAASQGAPGQAQRSRGAAGAEPVPTAKPSTGPGAPGRAQRSRRAAGAEPVPTAEPSTGPGAPGRAQRSRRAAGAEPVPTAEPSTGPGAGELGASQGRARRSQRAPARELAARRRGGPEPAGAAPGEGAGVAASEPPTALENAECGAGKRREALVPPLRRRSSENKAEGLPARATRRSQGPPGGATSPKVLFTGVIDEAGEQVVAALGGALAQSVFDCTHLVTDRVRRTVKFLCALARGVPIVTLDWLDKSGRSSCFLAPSSFLVRDMEREKDFHFSLAQSLKRARRGALLQGYEIHVTPSVKPEPEHMKDIIQCSGGAFLPHMPRAYKDKCIIISCPEDLPRCRPALSAGLPVASAELILTGVLRQALDLAAHRLDSLPAPAPPSAAPTRGSKRKGVSALAPAPTSSAKRRR, translated from the exons atggAGGAGacgcagctgctggagccagaggatgAGGAGCGGCACCTGTCTGGCACCGGGGACCCTGCGGGGCCCGTGGGGCGTCTGCACCTGCTGGGCAGCAAGTACGGGCCGGAGCGAG ATTTCTGGATCTACCCTGGGCAGACGGTGGTGGGGCGCCTGCCCAGCTGCGGGGTCTGCCTGCCGGCCCCCTCGGTCTCCAAGGCCCACGCGGTGATCGAGGTGAGCTCGCCCGACGGGCCCCACCTGCTCTACGACCGGGGCAGCCTGAACGGGACCCGGCGCCGCCGTGCCGTCCTGGTGCCCCACGTGCGCTACAGCCTGACCCACGGCGACATCCTCCTCTTCGGGGACGTGGGCTGCCAGTACTTCCTGCTGCCCCCGGGGGGCGCCGACCCTGACGACTCGCTGGAGGTGCCGcccacccagcccctggcctgtcccgccctggccatcgaggggacccctgcccccagcaagagGGTCGGCTACGGGGCTGTGCTGGCCCAGGACTCcgaggatgaggaggagctgtggggtgAAGGAAGGCTACTGCACTTGCCTGGGAGCAACG GATCTGACTCCTCCGCTGAGGCTGGGGCCCGCTCGCAGGccaccttctcctccccctctgcaaaTGTGGTGCCGGAAAG CGACGAGGAAGGGGGCGAGACCCCGCACACCCTCCGTCCCACCCCGCGCTACAAGGGGAACCCCAGCTCGCCGCAGAATGGGGCTACTGCAGGGCTGGGCGGGAAGGATCCGGAGTCTGCGCTGGCCGCCGGCTGCTGGGACCTGGGACCCGACCACACACAAGTCACCTCGGGCCCCCCAGGGCAGCGACCTGCCAGCCCCCCGGGGAGCCTGGCTCTTGGGGGCCCGGTAAACGGTCGCCCTGGTCAGGCAGGCAGCGAGCCGGAGGTTGTGGATCACAGGGGTGAGATGCCTGCCATTGAGGTGGGCAGCGACacagatgaggaggaggaggaggaggcggcaaaTCGGGACGTTCAGCGCCGTCGTCAACGCGCTGtccctgggggcagggatgcCGCCGGGCCAGAGGTTCCAGATGGGCACCCAGAGGGCCATGGGCTTGCGGGGAACAGGGACAGCGAGACAGAAGTGGGACAGGCAGGTGTGAATTCTGATGTTGGGTGTCCAAAGACCCATTGGgccatggctgaggtggggagcGATACagatgtggaggaggaggaggtggggtgtcCAGGTGTTGCCCAGAAAATCCATCAGCCCATCACTGAGGTGGGGAGCGATACAGATGaggaggcggcggcagcagcagagaaCGCAAAGGTGATGGGGAGCcggcagccccttctccctgcggGCCGAGAGGCAAGTGTGGAGAAGGCAGAGAATCCAGATGTTGCTCAGAAGACCCATCAGGCTGTGGCCGAGGTGGGGAGCGATACAGATGTGGAGGAGGCGGCAGTAGGGGATCCAGATGTTCACAGGCCCCATCAGGCCTTGGCCGAGGTGCAGAGTGATACAgatgtggaggaggaggtggggtgccCAGATGTTGCCCAGAAAGTCCATCAGCCCATCACTGAAGTGGGGAGCGATACagatgtggaggaggaggaggtggggtgccCAGATGTTGCTCAGAAGACCCATCAGCCCATGACTGAGGTGGGGAGCGATACCGATGTGGAGGAGGCGGCGGTACAGAATCCAGATGTGGCGCAGAAGGATGCTGGAGCTGcttttgctgggggcagaggtgctgATGTGGGCAGGCTGGTGGGAAAACCCCTCATGGCACAAACGGGCAGGGAGCTCGCCGATCCCGGGGACAGCGATACCGATGCGGAGGCGGCTGGGCGGAGCCCAGATGttggcagacagcaggaccctggCGCTGACCCCGGGGACAGCGATACCGATGTGGAGGAGTCTGGCGGGAGCCCGGCCGTGGCGGTTGACGTCGGCAGCAATACCAATGCGGAGGCGGCCGGGCGGAGCCCAGATGTTGGCAGACAGCGCGACCCTGGCACTGACCCCAGGGACAGCGATACCGATGTGGAGGCGGCCTGTGGAGTGAAGTCCGCCCAGGCCCCAAGACCAGCAGggggcccagccccccagtcCTGCACTAGCCCCGAGGCACCAGACGTCGTCAGGACCGAGCGGCCGccgtggggcctggcccagcctggggaCGAGAGCGAGACGGATGCGGAGGGTGAAtacggggctgggctgggccgggctaggctgcctgcctgggtgcctgggtccccttcccCATCCTGGTGTCTGGCTCCCCGGG AGGACGCTGACTTTGCCCTCCAGGCCACACAGTGTTACCTGCCCAAGGAGGCCCTGTGTTCGGGGGCCAAGGCCACCAGCGCCCCGCAAGCTGCAG ATTCggggagcaggctggaggaagAGGCCACCCAGACATTTCTGTTGAGACCACCTCCGCCggtgagag GGTCGGTGATgtcgccccctgctggcccagccctgcacacgcCAG TCTGCAGCTCTTCGGAGAAGGAGGAGGACTCGGAGGAGGACCCATGTGTGGCGGACGCGACTCAGTCGTTCTGCGAGGAGCCCGGGTGCCGCTCtgccccacccgccagccccgaggaggaggaggaggagacccagctgctgctcccccctccgcccccagagGGCGCCCTGtctcagcagcagcctgcagtACCCGGCCAGTCCTCTGGGGGGCGACTGCCCCTTGGCGCCCTGGCGCTCCCTGCTGCGCGGCCCGGCCCTGAGGCCCCTGGCAGgaccctgccagcagggggcgctgggctggagcccacacaGGGGGAGTCCCAGCCCATGCGGCTGGCGCTGAGCGCCTCCCCTAGGCCAGGCCTGGCGCTGCAGGGCGAGGGCGGGCGGGCAGGAGCGGagcccaggggcagcagctctgggcacCGGGCGCAGGGCCTGAGTGAGCAGG GCggcctggaggctgggggcagactGGAGGCCCCAGCGACTGCCAGAGACCTGGGGACTGAGCCCCGGACCACGCGGGACCTGGAGGTCAATGCCGAGCCCCAGCCCACGAGGGACCCAGAGGCCGAGGCCGAGACCGCAGGgaacccagagccccagcccacgAGGGACCCAGAGGCTGAGCCCCAGCCCGCAGGGGACCCAGAGGCCGAGGCCCAGCCTGCGAGGGACCCAGAGGCCAAGGCCGAGGCCCAGCGCATGGGGGACCTGGAGGCCCAGCCACAGCCCGCGGGGGCCCAGGCTAAGGATGctgggcag gtcccggaggcccagcccagccccccagcccctgtgagGCGCCGGAGCCTGCGATcggcagcacctcctgctcccccgcTGCCCGCTGTGGGCCCGGAGAGGCGGAGCCAGCGGCGCAGGGCGGAGCCAGGCAGCTCACAGGGGGAGTTGCCGGTGGCGCCCACAAAGCCCACCGTGGCCATCCCTGCGCGCAGGGCCCGGCgccagctctgcagcctggccctgTACCTGGATGTGTCGGAGGCAGAGCAACCTGGCCCTGGGAAGAGGCCCAGGAGGGGCCCAGGAGCCCAGGACCTGTCCCCGGAGTTGGGGGCTGCAAGCCAGGGGGCACCGGGCCAGGCCCAGAGATCTCGGGGGGCTGCAGGTGCAGAGCCAGTCCCCACTGCCAAGCCCAGCACAGGCCCAGGGGCCCCAGGCCGGGCCCAGAGATCCCGGCGGGCTGCAGGCGCGGAGCCGGTCCCCACTGCTGAGCCCAGCACAGGCCCAGGGGCCCCAGGCCGGGCCCAGAGATCCCGGAGGGCTGCAGGCGCGGAGCCGGTCCCCACTGCCGAGCCCAGCACTGgcccgggggcaggggagctgggggcgtCACAGGGCCGGGCCCGGCGGTCCCAGAGAGCCCCCGCCCGGGAGTTGGCTGCCAGGAGGAGGGGCggcccagagccagctggggcagccccaggggagggggcaggagtggcCGCATCGGAGCCCCCCACGGCCCTGGAGAATGCTGAATGCGGCGCTGGCAAGAGGAGG GAGGCGCTGGTGCCCCCACTGCGCCGCCGGAGCTCGGAGAACAAGGCGGAGGGGCTGCCGGCCAGGGCCACGCGCCGGTCCCAGGGGCCACCCGGGGGTGCGACATCCCCCAAG GTGCTGTTCACAGGGGTGATAGACGAGGCAGGTGAGCAGGTGGTGGCGGCGCTGGGTGGGGCGCTGGCCCAGTCTGTTTTCGACTGCACCCACCTGGTGACGGACCGCGTGCGGCGCACCGTCAAGTTCCTGTGCGCACTGGCCCGGGGGGTGCCCATCGTCACGCTGGActggctggacaag agcgGGCGCAGCTCCTGCTTCCTGGCGCCCAGCAGCTTCCTGGTGCGGGACATGGAGCGGGAGAAAGATTTCCACTTCAGCCTGGCCCAGTCACTGAAGCGTGCCCGCCGGGGGGCCCTGCTCCAG ggctatGAGATCCACGTCACCCCCAGCGTCAAGCCGGAGCCCGAGCACATGAAGGACATAATCCAGTGCAGTGGGGGAGCCTTCCTGCCCCACATGCCCCGGGCCTATAAG GACAAGTGCATCATCATCTCCTGCCCCGAGGACCTGCCCCGCTGCCGCCCTGCCCTGAGCGCTGGGCTGCCTGTGGCTAGCGCCGAGCTGATCCTCACGGGCGTCCTGCGGCAGGCACTGGACCTGGCCGCCCACCGGCTGGACAGCCTgcccgccccagccccgcccagcgctgcccccacccGTGGGAGCAAGCGGAAGGGGGTGTCCGCCCTCGCCCCTGCCCCGACCAGCTCTGCCAAGAGACGGCGCTGA